From the genome of Vicinamibacteria bacterium:
GGAGTTCGAAGCAGTACGCCTCATGCGCCTAAACGGGATGCCCCTGTCCTGTCATCCGATGTTATCGAGCGGCCCCCGCGCCGCCATGGGCTTGCCCAGCCCGAGCTCGCGGGCCATCGAAAGAGGGGACCCCTTCACGACCGCCGTCGGCGTATGGGGAGCGCTCAACTGCCGCGCCGGATTCGTCGTCGAAGACGAAACCGAGCTTCCCCTAGGAGCGCGTGACTACGTGGACAAGCTCGTCGCTCCCTACTTTCGCGCCATCGTGTCCTGGTACGAGACCATCGGCATCGGCGTCCGCGGCGGGGAGCTCTTCGACGTCATTCATCGCCACCTCGGGGATCCATTTTTTGGCGTGAAGCTGAATCCCGGTCATCAGATCCATCTGGATGAATGGGTGAACTCGCCCATCTTCGCCGGTTCGGAGATCGAGCTTCGCTCGGGAATGGCGTTCCAGGTCGACGTCATTCCGGCAACGGGTACCGAATACTTCACCACGAACATCGAAGACGGTATCGCCCTCGCCGACGACGCGCTGCGCCTCGGATTCGAGAAACATTATCCCGAAGCCTGGGAGCGCATCCAGAGACGCCGGCAGTTCATGCGAGACGTGCTGGGAATCCGGCTGAAGCCGGAGGTGCTTCCGTTCTCCAACATTCCCGGCTACCTTCCGCCGTTCCTTCTCCGCCCGGAGAGGGTAATGGTCGTCACCGGAAGACGGTCGTGACGACGACGGTTGAGGGCCCGTTTCGACTGGGCGAGTGGCTGGTGCAACCCGATAGCGGTGAGATCCTGAACGGTGATGAAACGATTCGCCTCGAGCCGAAAGTCATGGAGCTTCTCGTCCTCTTCGCGAAACATCCTGGACGAGTTCTCTCCAAAAACCAGATTCTCGAAGAGCTGTGGCCGGGAACGTTCGTTTCCGACAGCGTCGTGTTCCGCCACATCTCCGAGCTCCGCCGTCTTCTCGGCGATGACGCGAAAAAGCCGCGTTTCCTCCGGACGATTCCGAAGAAGGGCTATTGCCTCTTGTCGCCACCGAAACCGGTCTCGAGGGACATCGGCGAGGCTCGCTCCGGCCCGACGGCTCGCTCCCGGTCCGTGTGGCGCTCGGTGGTTGTGCCGCTTCTCTTCACCTGTGCCTTGCTCGTCGGCATTTTTCGACTCTGGGATGGATGGAATCGCAGACAGCCGGTCGAGCCTCGCGCTCGCCCCTCCGCGTCGCCCGCGTTCGAGGACTTCATGCGCGGCCAGCTCTTCGAGGATCGCGTCGACTGTGAGTCGTACGTCATGGCGCGACGTGCC
Proteins encoded in this window:
- a CDS encoding M24 family metallopeptidase → PRFEEALLVVSHDSTPVIVVGNEGWGYVGISPLELRPLLFQSFSLLSQSRNESPSLARVLESAGIASGSRVGVVGWKYFTERESHAPDQWLEIPSYIADTLREVAGDPSRVKNANALFMNATDGLRVSNELEQLAAFEYAACHTSSAIRNVLFGLEPGMTEFEAVRLMRLNGMPLSCHPMLSSGPRAAMGLPSPSSRAIERGDPFTTAVGVWGALNCRAGFVVEDETELPLGARDYVDKLVAPYFRAIVSWYETIGIGVRGGELFDVIHRHLGDPFFGVKLNPGHQIHLDEWVNSPIFAGSEIELRSGMAFQVDVIPATGTEYFTTNIEDGIALADDALRLGFEKHYPEAWERIQRRRQFMRDVLGIRLKPEVLPFSNIPGYLPPFLLRPERVMVVTGRRS